One genomic window of Tenacibaculum tangerinum includes the following:
- the rsmG gene encoding 16S rRNA (guanine(527)-N(7))-methyltransferase RsmG produces the protein MELIKKYFNNLSETQLEQFSKLQELYQDWNLKINVVSRKDIDELYLRHVLHSLGIAKVMDFKAGAKVMDVGTGGGFPGIPLAILFPETHFHLVDSIGKKIKVVNEVAEGLGLENVKTTHGRVEEVDDTYDFIVSRAVAQMETFHRWVKNKVHKKQNHVLKNGILYLKGGDLTEELANFPKATIYDLPDFFEENFFETKKVVHVPMKYKG, from the coding sequence ATGGAACTTATAAAAAAATACTTTAATAATTTATCGGAAACACAATTAGAACAATTTTCTAAGTTGCAAGAATTGTATCAAGATTGGAACTTAAAAATTAACGTCGTTTCTCGTAAAGATATTGATGAGTTGTATTTACGTCATGTACTCCACTCGTTAGGAATTGCTAAAGTTATGGATTTTAAAGCCGGAGCCAAGGTAATGGATGTAGGTACAGGTGGTGGTTTTCCAGGAATTCCATTGGCTATTTTATTTCCTGAAACGCACTTTCACTTGGTTGATTCGATCGGAAAAAAAATTAAAGTAGTAAATGAAGTTGCTGAAGGTTTAGGGCTAGAAAACGTAAAAACTACGCACGGACGTGTGGAAGAAGTAGATGATACATATGATTTTATTGTAAGTAGAGCAGTGGCACAAATGGAAACCTTTCATCGTTGGGTGAAAAATAAAGTGCATAAAAAGCAAAACCATGTGCTTAAAAACGGAATCTTATACTTAAAAGGAGGTGATCTTACGGAAGAACTTGCGAACTTTCCGAAAGCCACTATTTATGATTTACCAGACTTTTTTGAAGAAAATTTCTTTGAAACCAAAAAAGTGGTGCATGTACCCATGAAATATAAAGGTTAA
- a CDS encoding methylated-DNA--[protein]-cysteine S-methyltransferase has translation MNLQTAYYKTPIGIAKIDGDDNGIQSISVLDEDALTLVNTQKEIPPSLQNCVRQLDEYFAGKRTVFDVQLNPQGTTFQQSVWKELLNIPFGSTRTYLEQTKQLGDVKAIRAVASANGKNPIWILIPCHRVVGSDGSLTGYAGGIWRKKWLLEHESGTKQQTLF, from the coding sequence TTGAACCTACAAACTGCATACTATAAAACTCCTATCGGTATTGCTAAAATAGATGGCGATGATAACGGAATCCAATCGATTTCTGTATTAGACGAGGATGCTTTGACTTTAGTTAATACTCAAAAAGAAATTCCACCTAGTTTACAAAATTGTGTTCGACAATTGGATGAATATTTTGCTGGAAAAAGAACAGTTTTTGACGTGCAATTGAATCCGCAAGGAACAACCTTTCAACAATCGGTTTGGAAAGAGCTATTAAACATTCCTTTTGGAAGCACCAGAACGTATTTAGAACAAACCAAACAGTTAGGTGATGTAAAAGCCATTCGTGCGGTAGCTTCAGCGAATGGTAAAAATCCTATTTGGATACTTATTCCGTGCCACAGAGTCGTAGGTTCTGATGGCTCGTTAACAGGATATGCAGGCGGTATTTGGCGTAAAAAATGGTTGTTAGAGCACGAAAGTGGAACAAAACAGCAAACCTTGTTTTAA
- a CDS encoding retropepsin-like aspartic protease, which translates to MASLKKVLRKKKYIKIKLKKMVTNHLELDGEINGVRGRFILDTGASNSCVGLDLIERFKLISEESEVKAAGAGATDMETQKSENNLLKIGKWKTAQCDLVLFDLTHVNTALQQHDADEVDGIIGADILEAGKAFIDYNKKALYLKKPKKKKVRKLKVPF; encoded by the coding sequence ATGGCAAGTTTGAAAAAAGTATTACGAAAAAAGAAATACATTAAAATAAAACTTAAAAAAATGGTGACGAATCATTTGGAGTTAGACGGAGAAATTAATGGAGTAAGAGGCAGATTTATTTTAGATACGGGTGCTTCTAATTCGTGTGTTGGGCTCGATTTGATAGAGCGTTTTAAGCTTATTTCTGAAGAAAGTGAAGTAAAAGCCGCAGGTGCAGGTGCTACTGATATGGAAACACAAAAATCAGAAAATAACTTGCTAAAAATAGGAAAGTGGAAAACCGCTCAATGTGATTTGGTGTTGTTTGATTTAACGCATGTAAATACGGCTTTACAACAACACGATGCTGATGAGGTAGATGGAATTATAGGAGCAGATATTTTAGAAGCCGGAAAAGCCTTTATTGATTATAACAAGAAAGCATTGTATTTAAAGAAACCTAAAAAGAAAAAAGTTCGAAAATTAAAAGTTCCATTCTAG
- a CDS encoding TatD family hydrolase, with product MITDTHTHLYSSQFDEDRKEMMQRAKEAGVSRFFIPAIDSSYTERMLDLEKNYPNDVFLMMGLHPTSVKENYQEELAHVKEWLDKRDFYAIGEIGIDLYWDTSFLPQQQEAFRTQIQWAKEKKLPIAIHCRDAFDEIFEVLETEKGSDLFGIFHCFTGTLEQAEKAISYNMKLGIGGVATFKNGKIDQFLHEIDIKHIVLETDSPYLAPTPYRGKRNESSYITQVVDKLVDIYGVTFDEISEITTQNSKDVFSV from the coding sequence ATGATAACAGACACTCATACACACCTATATTCTAGTCAGTTTGATGAAGACAGAAAAGAAATGATGCAACGTGCCAAAGAAGCAGGAGTTTCTCGTTTCTTTATCCCTGCTATTGATAGTTCGTATACCGAACGTATGCTTGATTTAGAAAAAAACTATCCAAACGATGTGTTTTTAATGATGGGCTTGCATCCTACTTCGGTAAAAGAAAATTACCAAGAGGAATTGGCGCATGTAAAGGAATGGTTAGACAAGCGTGATTTTTATGCGATTGGTGAAATTGGTATCGATTTGTATTGGGATACATCGTTTTTACCCCAACAACAAGAAGCTTTTCGCACCCAAATTCAATGGGCAAAAGAAAAAAAGTTACCAATTGCGATTCACTGTCGTGATGCTTTTGATGAAATTTTTGAAGTGTTAGAAACAGAAAAAGGAAGTGATTTATTCGGAATTTTTCACTGTTTTACAGGAACTCTTGAACAAGCTGAAAAAGCAATTTCATACAACATGAAATTAGGAATTGGTGGGGTAGCTACTTTTAAAAACGGAAAAATTGACCAGTTTTTGCATGAAATAGACATCAAACATATTGTGTTAGAAACAGATTCTCCGTACTTAGCTCCTACTCCATACCGAGGAAAGCGCAATGAAAGCAGCTACATTACCCAAGTTGTGGATAAGTTAGTAGATATTTACGGGGTAACTTTCGATGAAATTTCGGAAATTACCACACAGAACTCTAAGGATGTTTTTAGTGTTTAA
- a CDS encoding DEAD/DEAH box helicase has product MQFSDLQLSKSIVKALSEERHHTPTLVQQKVIPLVLDKKDVIVAAQTGTGKTAAFALPIIQELSKEEDVEKRAKKIKALVVSPTRELAIQIQENFKAYSKYTNLRTTVIYGGVATQPQKDVLEKGVDILIATPGRFIDLHQQGSIDIRQLKTLVLDEADLMLDMGFIEDVQKIEELCPRKKQTLLFSATMPEKVSDLAKSMLRNPEKVDISPAETTATNIGQLLYYTPKKHKVDLCLHLLRNTIKGRIIIFRRTKFGVDKLEKTLQKNGYKVTSVHGDKSQNLRNQAIEDFKNNKANILIATDVAARGIDVSKVDAVINVDLPNIPETYVHRIGRTGRAGKSGIAFSLCSADETSYIKAIQEYINRSIKIIEDHPFPLAKPKPKKQPNTISKHKKGRKSEASKKKKKRWY; this is encoded by the coding sequence ATGCAGTTTTCAGACCTACAACTTAGCAAATCTATCGTAAAAGCACTTTCCGAAGAAAGACACCATACGCCCACCTTAGTACAACAAAAAGTAATTCCTTTGGTACTCGACAAAAAAGATGTAATTGTAGCTGCGCAAACAGGTACAGGTAAAACCGCTGCATTTGCCCTGCCTATCATTCAAGAGCTTTCTAAAGAAGAAGATGTTGAGAAAAGAGCAAAAAAAATAAAAGCACTGGTTGTAAGCCCTACTCGCGAATTGGCAATTCAAATTCAAGAAAATTTTAAAGCATACAGCAAATACACTAACCTAAGAACCACGGTTATTTATGGTGGTGTAGCTACACAACCGCAAAAAGACGTGTTAGAAAAAGGCGTGGATATTTTAATCGCTACCCCAGGTCGTTTTATCGACTTACACCAACAAGGAAGTATTGATATCCGTCAGCTAAAAACATTGGTACTCGATGAAGCCGATTTAATGCTCGATATGGGGTTTATTGAGGATGTGCAAAAGATTGAAGAACTATGTCCGCGCAAAAAACAAACCCTATTGTTTTCGGCAACGATGCCAGAAAAAGTGAGTGACCTAGCTAAATCGATGCTACGCAATCCTGAAAAGGTCGATATTTCACCTGCGGAAACTACCGCAACAAACATAGGCCAATTACTATATTACACTCCTAAAAAACATAAGGTCGATTTGTGTTTGCACCTGCTACGCAATACCATAAAAGGTCGTATTATTATCTTTCGTCGTACCAAATTTGGAGTTGATAAACTCGAAAAAACATTGCAAAAAAATGGCTACAAAGTAACCAGTGTACATGGCGACAAATCGCAAAACTTACGCAATCAGGCTATCGAGGACTTTAAAAACAATAAAGCCAACATTTTAATTGCTACCGATGTGGCTGCTCGTGGTATCGACGTTAGTAAAGTAGATGCGGTGATTAATGTTGACTTACCCAACATTCCTGAAACCTATGTACACAGAATTGGTAGAACCGGTAGAGCAGGCAAATCTGGAATTGCCTTTTCGTTGTGTAGCGCCGATGAAACTTCGTACATTAAAGCTATTCAAGAATATATAAATCGTTCTATAAAAATTATAGAAGACCATCCGTTTCCATTAGCCAAACCGAAGCCTAAAAAGCAACCCAACACCATTAGTAAACACAAGAAAGGAAGAAAATCAGAAGCCTCTAAAAAGAAGAAAAAACGCTGGTATTAA
- a CDS encoding ArsR/SmtB family transcription factor, producing MGLTKSEIFTEEQNQLASIAKVLGHPARIAILQYLFKLNSCVCGDLVTEIGLAQPTISQHLKELKKMDMIKGTIEGTSVCYCINPEKWKEIKTLLSSFLNLDSNNQSCC from the coding sequence ATGGGGCTTACCAAATCAGAAATATTTACAGAAGAGCAAAATCAGTTAGCTAGTATTGCCAAAGTACTTGGGCATCCTGCACGTATTGCTATTTTGCAGTACCTGTTTAAATTGAATTCTTGCGTGTGCGGCGATTTGGTAACTGAAATCGGTTTGGCACAACCCACTATTTCACAGCATTTAAAAGAATTAAAAAAGATGGATATGATTAAAGGGACTATTGAAGGAACCAGTGTTTGCTATTGCATCAATCCAGAGAAATGGAAAGAAATTAAAACCTTGCTATCTTCTTTTTTAAATCTTGACAGCAATAATCAAAGCTGTTGCTAA
- the chrA gene encoding chromate efflux transporter: MSQKTQLKEVAKLFFKLGCIAFGGPAAHIAMMEDEVVKKRKWMTQQHFLDLMGATNLIPGPNSTEMTMHCGHERAGWKGLIVAGCCFIFPAVIITLIVAWLYQEYGQLPKVEPFIYGIKPAVIAIIVMAAYRLGKKAVKNTSLAILGLVTLVACLIGVNEIAALFGCGLLGALHYFFNQNRNNLTSVLPFFVFQAGEALQTNNLKILLTFLKVGAILYGSGYVLFAFLDAELVANGWLSRQVLIDAVAVGQITPGPVLSTATFIGWQMNGITGALAATVGIFLPSFFFVLVLNPLIPKMRKSKLIGAILDAVNVAAVALIIAVCIEMAKDTVTDWRTIVIAFISLVAVFYLKKLNSAFIVIGGALLGYILTYW; the protein is encoded by the coding sequence ATGTCACAAAAAACTCAACTTAAAGAAGTCGCCAAATTATTTTTCAAACTAGGTTGTATCGCTTTTGGTGGACCTGCAGCACATATTGCCATGATGGAAGATGAGGTTGTTAAAAAAAGAAAATGGATGACTCAGCAACATTTTCTAGATTTAATGGGAGCTACTAATTTAATACCAGGACCCAACTCTACGGAAATGACCATGCATTGTGGACATGAAAGAGCTGGTTGGAAAGGCTTAATTGTAGCCGGATGTTGTTTTATTTTTCCTGCCGTAATAATTACTTTAATAGTAGCGTGGTTATACCAAGAGTATGGTCAGCTTCCTAAAGTTGAGCCTTTTATTTACGGAATAAAACCCGCAGTAATCGCAATTATTGTTATGGCTGCTTATCGACTAGGTAAAAAAGCAGTAAAAAATACATCTCTAGCTATTTTAGGCTTAGTTACCTTAGTTGCCTGCCTTATAGGCGTGAACGAAATAGCCGCTTTGTTTGGCTGTGGTTTACTTGGTGCATTGCACTATTTTTTCAACCAAAACCGTAATAATCTAACTAGTGTACTTCCGTTTTTTGTATTTCAAGCTGGTGAAGCGCTTCAAACCAACAATCTGAAAATTTTATTGACCTTTTTAAAAGTTGGTGCCATTTTATATGGAAGCGGTTATGTGTTATTTGCCTTTTTAGATGCAGAATTGGTGGCTAACGGATGGCTTTCAAGACAGGTGCTAATAGATGCGGTTGCTGTAGGACAAATAACGCCAGGTCCTGTTTTATCTACCGCTACCTTTATTGGCTGGCAAATGAATGGAATAACTGGTGCACTTGCAGCGACGGTCGGAATATTTTTACCATCTTTCTTTTTTGTTTTAGTTTTAAATCCGTTGATTCCTAAAATGAGAAAATCGAAGCTTATAGGCGCTATTTTAGATGCGGTAAATGTAGCTGCCGTTGCCTTGATAATTGCTGTATGTATTGAAATGGCAAAAGATACCGTAACTGATTGGCGTACTATTGTTATTGCGTTTATAAGCCTAGTAGCCGTTTTCTATTTAAAAAAATTAAACAGTGCTTTTATCGTTATCGGAGGTGCGCTGTTAGGATATATTTTAACTTATTGGTAA
- a CDS encoding fatty acid desaturase family protein: MKTINFSRIDKAKFFRTLNKRVNNYFKENDIKRTGNWKLYSKAIIMLAMFIVPFVLILTVDMSQWIKLALAVLMGVGMAGVGMNVMHDANHESFSSKKWVNKLFGSSIYILAGNVYNWKVQHNVLHHTYTNIQDHDEDMDAGRIIRFSKHTQWLWIHKFQKYYSIFLYGLLTINWAITTDFKQMRSYLKRKLSYGEFPNPAKEWTKLVVSKVIYYALWVVLPIAVMNIAWWKVLIGFFVMHYTAGIILSVVFQLAHIVPKTETPLPDEDGNMKNTWAIHQLYTTANFAPRNWFINFYTGGLNHQVEHHIFPNISHIHYDKLAKIVKETAKEFNLPYNEYKTTRRAVIEHFKHLAELGKKPQLA; this comes from the coding sequence ATGAAGACAATAAACTTCTCAAGAATAGACAAAGCTAAGTTTTTTAGAACTTTAAATAAAAGAGTAAACAACTACTTTAAAGAAAATGACATTAAACGTACAGGTAACTGGAAACTATATTCAAAAGCTATCATTATGCTAGCAATGTTTATTGTTCCGTTTGTACTAATTTTAACCGTTGATATGTCGCAATGGATAAAGTTAGCTCTTGCCGTTTTAATGGGTGTTGGAATGGCTGGAGTAGGAATGAATGTAATGCACGATGCCAACCACGAATCTTTTTCTAGCAAAAAATGGGTAAACAAACTTTTTGGAAGCAGTATTTATATTTTAGCAGGTAATGTGTATAACTGGAAAGTGCAACACAATGTATTACACCATACATACACAAACATTCAAGACCATGATGAGGATATGGATGCAGGTAGAATTATCCGTTTTTCAAAACACACACAATGGTTATGGATACACAAATTCCAAAAATATTACTCTATCTTTTTATACGGATTGCTGACTATTAATTGGGCTATTACTACCGATTTTAAACAAATGCGCAGCTATTTAAAGCGTAAATTATCCTACGGTGAGTTTCCAAATCCAGCCAAGGAGTGGACTAAATTAGTCGTTTCAAAAGTAATTTATTATGCACTATGGGTCGTATTACCCATCGCAGTAATGAATATCGCTTGGTGGAAAGTATTGATTGGCTTTTTTGTAATGCATTATACGGCAGGAATTATTCTAAGTGTCGTTTTTCAATTAGCACACATCGTTCCTAAAACAGAAACTCCTTTACCAGATGAAGACGGTAACATGAAAAATACTTGGGCTATTCACCAATTGTATACCACAGCAAACTTTGCTCCTAGAAATTGGTTTATCAACTTTTATACAGGTGGATTGAATCATCAAGTAGAACATCATATTTTTCCTAACATTTCTCATATTCACTATGATAAGTTAGCTAAAATCGTAAAAGAAACTGCTAAGGAATTCAATCTTCCTTATAATGAGTATAAAACGACACGCAGAGCAGTTATTGAGCACTTTAAACACTTAGCTGAATTAGGAAAAAAACCGCAACTAGCATAA
- a CDS encoding YceI family protein: MKNRILLVVALLTVLLISGFATSASTATTKEKKEETKAVENQTINMFVTHGHCSTPFGGKVTDLEVAIPVRMDAGNPLEGMRISFAVDPNSFRACRGDEADLTARIKTKGVFIGDGNENITFRTTNVFVMGVDWYQINGMLSIKGVEKEVKLFATGIRNAYESMSTELVLQGQVNLFDWGIDYDKLVNGKSLDVPTKWLYLNMKVELG, translated from the coding sequence ATGAAAAATAGAATTTTGTTAGTTGTGGCCTTATTAACTGTACTTTTAATTAGCGGTTTTGCTACTAGTGCTTCAACAGCTACGACAAAAGAAAAAAAGGAGGAAACCAAAGCTGTAGAAAATCAGACGATCAATATGTTTGTAACACACGGACATTGCAGTACGCCGTTTGGAGGAAAAGTAACCGATTTAGAAGTAGCTATTCCTGTAAGGATGGATGCTGGAAATCCGTTAGAAGGCATGCGTATTTCCTTTGCCGTAGACCCAAACTCATTCAGAGCATGTAGAGGTGATGAGGCTGATTTAACGGCAAGAATCAAAACCAAAGGAGTATTTATTGGTGATGGCAACGAAAACATAACCTTTAGAACCACCAATGTTTTTGTGATGGGAGTAGATTGGTATCAAATCAATGGTATGTTATCGATTAAAGGAGTTGAAAAAGAAGTGAAGTTATTTGCCACTGGAATTCGAAATGCTTACGAGAGTATGTCTACTGAACTGGTATTACAAGGGCAAGTAAACTTATTCGATTGGGGTATTGATTATGACAAACTGGTAAACGGAAAATCGTTAGATGTTCCTACCAAATGGTTGTATTTAAACATGAAGGTTGAGTTAGGGTAA
- a CDS encoding low molecular weight phosphatase family protein, translating to MKTRTSPLFSELTQTVSNLPAVSEARKKVLQPLVNYIQDKLKNNQAIHLNFICTHNSRRSHLSQVWAQTMAYHYKIPHVNTYSGGTEATAMNANVVTTLIENGFQIQQLSKKPNPIYAVKYSENLPAIIGFSKKYDDAFNPTSAFCAIMTCSQADEGCPFIAGADTRVPVTYEDPKLFDGTSSEKEKYLERSLQIAAEMQYVFSSLLH from the coding sequence ATGAAAACACGAACCTCACCCCTATTCTCTGAACTAACACAGACAGTATCGAATTTGCCTGCTGTTTCAGAAGCGCGAAAAAAGGTTTTACAACCGCTGGTAAACTATATTCAAGATAAATTAAAGAACAATCAAGCCATACATTTAAACTTTATTTGTACACACAATTCTAGGCGCAGTCATTTATCACAAGTATGGGCACAAACTATGGCGTATCACTATAAAATACCCCATGTAAACACCTATTCCGGTGGAACAGAAGCTACCGCTATGAATGCTAACGTTGTAACTACTTTAATTGAAAACGGATTTCAAATTCAGCAATTATCGAAGAAGCCCAATCCTATTTATGCCGTAAAATACTCTGAAAATCTACCTGCAATCATAGGTTTTTCAAAAAAATATGATGATGCTTTTAATCCAACCTCAGCGTTTTGTGCTATCATGACGTGCTCGCAAGCAGATGAAGGGTGTCCTTTTATAGCTGGCGCTGACACTAGAGTTCCTGTTACGTATGAAGATCCTAAATTGTTCGACGGAACTTCTTCTGAAAAAGAAAAATACTTAGAACGTAGTTTACAAATTGCTGCTGAAATGCAGTATGTGTTTTCTTCTTTACTACACTAG
- a CDS encoding DUF6428 family protein, whose protein sequence is MKLSEIKQHLSTLKTIAFQLPDGSLVPNHFHVTEVGKITKNFIDCGGTIRNEEVVNFQLWNANDYDHRLHPEKLIHIIELSEKVLNIPDLEIEVEYQGGTIGKYGLDFDGTNFLLTTKQTDCLAKDNCGIPTEKPRVRLSDLQKQPEACCTPNSGCC, encoded by the coding sequence ATGAAACTATCAGAAATCAAACAACATTTAAGTACGTTAAAAACCATCGCTTTTCAATTACCTGACGGAAGTTTAGTTCCGAATCATTTTCACGTAACAGAAGTAGGAAAAATTACAAAAAACTTTATTGATTGTGGGGGTACTATTCGAAATGAAGAAGTGGTAAACTTTCAATTATGGAATGCCAATGACTACGATCATCGTTTACATCCAGAAAAATTAATCCATATTATTGAGCTGTCAGAAAAAGTATTAAACATTCCTGATTTAGAAATTGAAGTAGAATATCAAGGAGGTACTATTGGCAAATACGGATTGGATTTTGATGGCACGAACTTTTTACTAACAACCAAACAAACGGATTGTTTAGCCAAAGATAATTGCGGAATTCCTACTGAAAAACCCAGAGTGCGTTTATCAGATTTACAAAAACAACCAGAAGCTTGTTGTACACCAAACTCAGGATGCTGCTAA
- a CDS encoding pyridoxal phosphate-dependent aminotransferase, which produces MSNALSNRIQSLPVSQTLAMAAKARELKAEGKDIISLSLGEPDFNTPDFIKDAAIEAIQQNYNSYTPVDGYVELKEAICEKFQRDNNLVYAPNQIVVSTGAKQSIANVAQVLLNPGDEVLLPAPYWVSYSAIATLCEAKFVEIPSTIENDFKITPAQLEAAISPKTKMIFFNSPNNPSGTIYNEEEYRALAKVLEKYPNIYILSDEIYEHINYGTKPFSFAAIESMYDRTITVNGLAKAFAMTGWRIGYLGAPAWIAKACTKMQGQITSGTNCIAQRAAITAVKASPEKVQYMVDEFKKRRDLVLQLLGEIDGFKLNVPEGAFYVFPDISDFFGKTIKGKTIENANDFSMLLLEEANVATVTGEAFGAPNCVRLSYAASELQLREAIRRIKEVLS; this is translated from the coding sequence ATGTCAAACGCACTATCAAACAGAATTCAAAGTTTACCAGTATCGCAAACTTTAGCCATGGCTGCGAAAGCAAGAGAGTTAAAAGCTGAAGGTAAAGACATCATTAGTTTAAGTTTAGGAGAACCCGATTTTAATACTCCCGATTTTATTAAAGATGCTGCTATTGAAGCTATTCAACAAAATTACAACTCATACACCCCAGTTGATGGATATGTAGAGTTGAAAGAGGCTATTTGCGAAAAGTTTCAACGCGATAATAACTTGGTTTATGCTCCAAATCAGATAGTAGTTTCTACAGGAGCAAAACAATCTATTGCCAATGTTGCTCAGGTATTGTTAAACCCAGGTGATGAAGTGTTGTTACCCGCACCTTATTGGGTGAGCTATTCTGCCATTGCCACGTTGTGTGAAGCCAAATTTGTCGAAATTCCTTCTACTATCGAAAATGATTTTAAAATCACTCCAGCACAATTAGAAGCGGCTATTTCACCAAAAACGAAGATGATTTTCTTTAACTCGCCGAACAATCCGAGTGGAACGATTTATAACGAAGAAGAATATCGTGCCTTGGCTAAGGTCTTAGAAAAGTATCCAAATATTTACATTTTATCAGACGAAATATACGAGCACATTAACTACGGAACAAAGCCGTTTAGTTTTGCGGCTATCGAAAGCATGTATGACCGTACCATTACGGTGAACGGTTTGGCCAAAGCATTTGCCATGACCGGATGGAGAATTGGATACCTTGGTGCGCCTGCATGGATTGCCAAAGCCTGTACAAAAATGCAAGGTCAAATTACGTCGGGAACCAACTGTATTGCCCAACGCGCTGCCATTACAGCTGTAAAAGCATCGCCTGAAAAAGTACAGTATATGGTTGATGAATTTAAAAAACGTAGGGACTTAGTGTTGCAATTATTAGGAGAAATTGACGGATTCAAATTGAATGTGCCTGAAGGTGCTTTTTATGTATTTCCTGACATTTCTGATTTCTTCGGAAAAACCATTAAAGGAAAAACAATTGAAAATGCCAACGATTTTTCTATGTTATTGCTAGAAGAGGCAAACGTAGCCACTGTTACTGGTGAAGCTTTTGGTGCACCGAACTGTGTTCGTTTATCGTATGCAGCTTCTGAATTACAATTACGAGAAGCTATTCGAAGAATAAAAGAAGTGTTGAGTTAG